From Prevotella sp. oral taxon 299 str. F0039:
GTAGGAAGGTTGGGGAAATTGACGTTAAGAAGGGTGTTGTGAGGTAGCGATTCTTCTAAAACCTGCTTTACAATGGTGCGTATATAGGGGCGAAGAGGTTCGAATTCGGCATCTGAACGCTCGTTGCATAGTGAGAAAGCGACAGATGGAATACCTTTCATACAGCCTTCTTTGGCCACTCCAACAGTACCTGAATAGTGGTTATTGATGCTTGCATTGTCGCCATGGTTGATGCCACTGAGAATCAATGTAGGCTTTTCGTCTTTAAACCACTTATCTATTGCAATCTTTATGCAATCTACTGGGGTTCCGCTACACGACCAAACAGGGAAATTTTCAATACTTTTTTGCTCTTTAATGGTTATGGGAAGTGCAGCCGAAAAGGCACAAGAATAGCCCGAACGACCAGAGTCGGGAGCGCATACAACAATATCTG
This genomic window contains:
- the surE gene encoding 5'/3'-nucleotidase SurE, which produces MNKKKPTILISNDDGYQAKGIQSLINMISDLADIVVCAPDSGRSGYSCAFSAALPITIKEQKSIENFPVWSCSGTPVDCIKIAIDKWFKDEKPTLILSGINHGDNASINNHYSGTVGVAKEGCMKGIPSVAFSLCNERSDAEFEPLRPYIRTIVKQVLEESLPHNTLLNVNFPNLPTFKGVKVCRMSNGFWDKEVENRNHPFGHEYYWLAGHFFNSEPNSEDTDRWALDNGYVAITPTTIDVTAYDMIEKAKKWTF